A DNA window from Lutra lutra chromosome 8, mLutLut1.2, whole genome shotgun sequence contains the following coding sequences:
- the LPAR5 gene encoding lysophosphatidic acid receptor 5, which produces MQHNSANNSSLASQCPDYRNTHYLHMVVYSLVLAAGLPLNALALWVFLRVLRMHSVVSVYMCNLAASDLLFTLSLPLRISYYALHYWPFSALLCQTAGAIFQTNMYGSCIFLTLINVDRYVAIVHPLRLRHLRRPRVARLLCLGVWALIAVFAVPAGLVHRPSPCSYNGSQVHLCFESFGDMWQNRLLWLLLLAEALGFLLPLAAMLYSSGRVFWTLARPDSTRSRRGQKTVRLLLANLVIFLLCFVPYNATLAVYGLLRGNVVAARSEVRDRMRQALMVMVLLAGSNCVLDPLVYYFSAEGFRNTLRGLGTPLRARTLAINGAQGAHAERSTEATLITGPATANQKLLRPSSFGTPLTQRREDSVL; this is translated from the coding sequence ATGCAGCACAACTCTGCTAACAACTCCAGCCTCGCTTCCCAGTGCCCTGACTACCGGAACACCCACTACCTGCACATGGTGGTCTACAGCCTGGTGCTGGCCGCAGGGCTTCCCCTCAACGCGCTGGCCCTCTGGGTCTTCCTGCGCGTGCTGCGCATGCACTCCGTGGTGAGCGTGTACATGTGCAACCTGGCGGCCAGCGACCTGCTCTTCACCCTCTCGCTGCCCCTGCGCATCTCCTACTACGCCCTGCACTACTggcccttctctgccctcctgtgCCAGACGGCGGGCGCCATCTTCCAGACGAACATGTACGGCAGCTGCATCTTCTTGACTCTCATCAACGTGGACCGCTACGTGGCCATCGTGCACCCGCTGCGGCTGCGGCACCTGCGGCGGCCCCGCGTGGCGCGGCTGCTGTGCCTGGGCGTGTGGGCGCTTATCGCCGTGTTCGCCGTGCCCGCCGGCCTGGTGCACCGGCCCTCGCCCTGCAGCTACAACGGCAGCCAGGTGCACCTGTGCTTCGAGAGCTTCGGCGACATGTGGCAGAACAGGCTACTGTGGCTCCTGCTGCTGGCCGAGGCGCTGGGCTTCCTGCTGCCCCTGGCGGCCATGCTCTACTCGTCCGGCCGGGTCTTCTGGACCCTGGCGCGGCCGGACAGCACGCGGAGCCGGCGGGGGCAGAAGACCGTGCGCCTCCTGCTGGCCAACCTCGTCATCTTCCTGCTGTGCTTCGTGCCCTACAACGCCACGCTGGCGGTCTACGGGTTGCTGCGGGGCAACGTGGTGGCTGCCCGCAGCGAGGTGCGCGACCGGATGCGCCAGGCGCTCATGGTCATGGTGCTGTTGGCCGGTTCCAACTGCGTGCTGGACCCGCTCGTGTACTACTTCAGCGCCGAGGGTTTCCGCAACACCCTGCGCGGCCTGGGCACTCCGCTCCGCGCCAGGACCTTGGCCATCAACGGGGCTCAGGGAGCGCACGCCGAACGGTCCACCGAGGCCACCCTCATCACCGGTCCGGCTACCGCCAACCAGAAGCTGCTCCGGCCTTCCAGCTTCGGGACGCCCTTGACCCAGCGCCGCGAGGACTCGGTCCTCTGA